The genomic stretch cagatggaaaaaaaatttttggacaatGCTTTCGAGAAAAGAAGTGCTAGGCAGACTCACTTTCACACTCTATGTCATGGTACCAAAAATCGATCGtcattaaaagttaaatgaatcATTATAAAACTTTGGATGAATGATActttttagagcatgtttatgattttgtttgaaaaataaggtcttttaagttaaaatgcgtttttcttttaaaaaaaaatttcatttttaagcttttgtccaaagcgcgttttggtcatttttaacccttaaaaatactttcaaattttttttatcaaacgagttttttttttttttttttttttttttttccaaacgaacttttaaaatgttaaaaccAATTTTAGATCAATAAAATGCACACACCCAAACATACACTTGATGctacattaaaattaaaaaaaaaaaaaatgaggaaaaaaaaaagtgtacgtGTTGCAGTTATTCGAAAAAGATAGATAAcgactttaaaaaataataataataaaaaataaaaaattgatagataACGTAGAAGCCATCCGTGGCCAAACAACTAAAGATAAGAAAAACACAGAGGACAGAAATTTCTGTCCAGagggaaataaaacaaacagGAAAGGAATAGGTAATTTCATCATGGTCCATGGACGTTGctttagaaaaagagagataacaTTCAATGATAAATCCCCACCAATTACTTTCTGCTTTCAGTGCTTGGCTACCCTCAACCCTTGCATCGTTTTTCTTGATTCCTGAAGAAAACAATGGCGGAAGCCCTCCTTTCTGCGTTCCTTGGAGTCCTCTTTGACCGTCTCTCGTCTCGGGAGTTGCTCAACTTTGCTCGCCGAGAGGGACTTGAGAAAAAGATGGATAAGTGGAGCAAAATGCTGTCAAGAATTGAGGCTGTGCTTGCTGATGCAGAGGAGAAGCGAGATAATGGCGTGGCAGTGAAGAAGTGGCTAGATGATCTCAGAGACTTGGCTTACGATGTGGATGACATCCTCGATGAGTTCGCCACCAAAGCTTTGCAACAGAAACTGACGGGAGGAAATCAGGCCAGCACAAGTAAGGTACGGAACTTCATCCCTGCTTGTTGTACTGGTTTCAAGATCAACAATAGGCTGGGGTCAGAGATAGAGGAGATCACTGATCGATTCAACGAGATGGTGAAGCAAAAAGATGATCTGAAATTGTGTGAAAATGTTGATAGGAGGTCACGCAGAACAAGAGAGACACTGGCGCCAACTTCCGTAGTGACCAAAGCTAATGTTTATGGgagggaaaaagataaagaggcTATACTTGAATTGCTGGTGGGTGAAAAATGTAGGGATGCTCAACTCTCTGTGATTCCTGTAATTGGTATGGGGGGCATAGGAAAGACAACTCTTGCCCAGCTTGTGTACAATGATGAAAAAGTGCAGAGCTATTTTGATATGAAGGCATGGGCTTGTGTTTCTGAAGATTTTGATGTTGTTAGGGtgacaaaaacaattttagaATCTCTCACCCCTGAAAATTGTGAGGGTAAGGATCTAAATTGgttgcaaaataaactaaaggaGAATGTGAAGGGGAAGAAGTTTTTAGTCGTTTTAGATGATCTTTGGAATGAAAACTACCATGACTGGAGTATCTTACGTGCTCCTTTTGAAGAAGGGGCTTCAGGAAGTGCAATTGTCATCACAACTCGCAATGTGGGAGTTTCATCAAAGACAGGTACCATTCCAGCTGCTTACTCACTCAAAGAGTTGTCAAATGATGTTTGCTTGTCTATATTGGCCCATCATGCATTGGGGAAAAGAGACTTCAGTGCACATCTAAACCTCAAAGATATTGGTGAAGGAATAGTTGGAAGGTGTAAAGGCTCCCCTTTGGCAGCGAAAGTACTTGGAGGTGTCTTACGCAATAAAATGGAGCCTAATGAGTGGGAAGATGTATTGAAGAGCAAGATATGGGATTTACCAGAAGTGGGAAGTGAAATTGATCCAGCTCTTATGTTGAGCTTTCATCATCTCCCTTCACATTTAAAGAGGTGCTTTGTGTATTGCTCTGTACTTCCCAAGGACTATGAATTTGAGGAGACACAGTTGGTTCTACTATGGATGGCAGAAGGTTTACTTCAACCACGAGATGGGAGAAAGCAAATGGAAGATTTGGGTAGCGAGTATTTTAACAATCTGCTGTCGAGGTCATTTTTCCAACAATCATTCAAGGATGAATCAAGGTTTCTTATGCATGACCTCATCAACGATTTGGCTGAAAAGGTTGCAGGAGATATATGCTTTAAAATGGAGGATAGAATTGGAGGTAATAATGGAAGGAAACCTTCTACGAAGGCTCGACATTCATCTTACCTTGGCGGTGAATATGATGGCATTCAAAAGTTTGAGATTTTTAATGATCTCACATGTTTACGAACCTTCCTACCTCTTATGCTTCCATATCCAGGCAATTGTTACTTGACTAGTAATGTTCCTCTTGAATTATTGCCAAAATTGCAGCGCTTAAGGGTGCTCTCTTTGAGGGGATACAACATATTTGAGTTACCAGAGTCAATTGGTGATCTCAAGCATCTACGGTCCTTTGATCTTTCTCTCACTAAAATCAGAAGCTTGCCTGATTCAATAGCCACTCTCTATAATTTACAGACAATGATTTTGGAGGATTGTTCTAATCTAAAGAAATTGCCTTCAACGTTTGCTAACCTAGTCAATTTGCGACATCTCAACATTCAAGGAGCACGTGCATTGGATGCAATGCCTCCGCAAATGGGTAAATTAACTTGTCTCCAATCATTGTCTAATCTAGTTGTGGGAAAAGGTAGTTGTTCCGGGGTAAAGGAGTTAGGGCCTTTGTTGCATCTTCGAGAGACACTTTGCATTTCAGGATTGGAAAATGTGATTAATCTTGAGGAGGCGAGGGACGCTAGGTTAATTGAAAAACACAATCTCCATGGGTTGTCATTGAAATGGAGTAGAAACATAGATGAGTCACAAGATCGAAAAAGTGAATTAAAGGTACTTAACATGCTACAACCTCACAAGGGTTTAAAAGAGCTCACTATTAGACACTATGGCGGTGCAGAATTTCCAACTTGGTTAAGAGTTCCCTCATTTTGTAATATGATAGTTTTGAAGATTGAAAGTTGTGCAAAGTGCACAACCTTGCCAGCAGTGGGCCAGTTACCATCACTTAAAGAACTTTTCATCAAAGGCATGGCCAGTGTGAAAAATATTGGAAGTGAGTTTTGCGAGGAAGGTTGCTCACAAGCTTTCAAATCCTTGGAGATTTTGCGTTTCCAGAATATGCAAGAATGGGAGAACTGGATTCCTTGTGAAGAATTTCCAAAACTGCTTAAGCTTTCTTTTATAAGGTGTCCCAAGCTTGTCGGTAAGTTACCAAACCACCTTCCTTTATTACAAAACATTGTGATAAATCAATGTAGGCAATTGGTGGTTTCAATTTCATGCTTTCCAGAGCTATGCAAACTAAAAATTGAGGAATCAGAAGGGGTGGTGCATAGAGGCAAGGTTGACTTCGGTTCACTACGCTTCTCGtctctttcaacaatttcagaATTCACATGTCAAATAGAAGGGTTTATAATGGAAGGGCTGACAAGCGTGGAAGATTTGACGATTGAAACTTGTGAGGAGCTTACGCCTTTGTGGTCAAATGATGTGGGATTACTACAACATCTCCCATGTCTTCGTGTTTTGAATATTTCTAATTGTTCCAAACTTGTTTCTTTGGTGGCAAAAGAAGTGGAAGAGCAGCTACATTTGGGTTGGCCATCCAAACTCAAAGAAATCAGGATAAGAAATTGCGAGGTCCTAGAATCTTTACCCAAGTCAATGATGCACAACAACACGTGTGTTGAGTATATTCATATCAGTAACTGTCCTTCCCTTACGTACTTTGCAGTAGACCAACTACCTCCAATGCTAAAGCGGCTATATATAGAAGATTGTAATATGCTGATTTCGTTGGATGGGGATGATGTCAACAATTGTGGCAGCAGCACATCTCTTCTTGAGCACTTGATAATTATGAATTGTCCATCGCTCAAATCCTTAACACCAAGCAGAGAATTACCTACAACACTTAAATCCCTCACAATTTCGAATTGTAAGAATCTGGAGTCGATAGCGAAGAGCTTCCATCACAACTCGTCTCTTGAAGTGATTGATATCGAATCATGTGAGAATCTTAAATCCTTACCCATGGGCATACACAACCTCAGCCATCTggataatatttatattttcaaatgtcAAACTCTTGTTTCCTTCCCAGACAAAGGGTTGCTCCCTGCCAACCTGAGATCACTTTCGATTTTCGAATGTGAGAAAATGCAGGTCTCGCCCAACTGCATACAAAACCTCACCTCTCTTCAAGGATTGTGGATAAGAAAATGTCCAAGCATTAATGTATCATTTTCGGAAGTAGGTTTTCCCACCAGCCTAACATCACTTTCTATCGATGATATGGCGTCGTTTAACGAGGCCTTTTTTGAGGGGGGATTGTACAAGCTTACCTCTCTTAAAAAACTTGATATTTTCGGTCACTCTCCGCATCTGGTGTCCTTCCCAGAGATGATGCTACCTGTCTCTCTAACCAGCCTCATCATCAGAGACTTCCCGGATTTGAAATGCTTATCTTCCAAAGGCTTTCAAAACCTTGCCtctcttcaatttttgtttatcttGGATTGTGAAAAGCTCACGTCCTTCCCAGAGGATGGCTTCTCTCCCTCACTCCTGCGGCTTTATATCCAGAGATGTCCTCTACTAGAAAAACGTTGCAAGAAAGATCGAGGACCAGAGTGGTTCAAGATAGCCCACATCCCTTGCATTGTAATTGATGGGAGATTAATTTATGAACCAGAATAGGAGAATCCGTGAATCCGAGTTTTGTTTGATGCAAGTAAAGTTTCAAGAAATAAATCCAAAGGTCAGTTTATTGTTACATCATTTCTTTTTGGATCTCATAAAGGGAGAATCACAGACTGCCTCTCTTCTTCCCAACAACACTTGATTctctatttgtttttatttttttggtctaaatGTTGGCGTTGGGTTCACTGAACGTTTCTATTCTTGTTTGGTTTCCACAGCAAGAGGATAGGTGTTTGTTAAAATGCCCAAGCGACAACGTTGAGAGAGGAGGCCTTCGAATATGAGTTTTTCATTACTATTTGACCCTCCAAATATAGGTAAGTAACTAGATATTGATCCTTTGATAAGGTTGGCATTCATATTCAGTAACTGGATTGATCATGTTCattcatttaattttcattgagaAGAAGTAGATGGGATTATCTTAACGTTGTATCCCCATCATCAACAAACGGATCCGGATTATGAATATAAAGAGGTATGTCTCACTGCTCAttcaatttttgataatttctaAAAAAGTTTTGCATCCAAGTAGATATAGaagttattaaattatattttaactgatacagaaaataaattattctttATTGTTGATTCTTGTTAAGACAGTAGTTCGAGTACGAAGTTTTGCTCTACAGGTACGTCGATCTCTAATGAATGTTTATCCATCTTTGATGCTTGCAGATGGTTCAAAAGGCTGGTGCAAATTGTTACAACTTTCTCCATCTGTGTATTAATTCCTGTATAATTGGAGGTGTGCAGCTTTATTTTGAAACAATGGTTGCCaatctgttatgtttttctactccttttttgttcttttcctctTTGTATTGTTTTCTCGGTAAGCAGAGTATGTATTAGGCGTATGGTCACAtgacaaatttcaaattttgattgatTTAACATGTACTTCAAGTTATTTTATGAATGGAGGAATCATTTTCACGAGATACCATTTACGATAACAATAAAACCGAAGCGAGTAAAAATAGTCATTAAGGCAATGATTGGGATCTCTGTCCTTAAATTGAACAAAGAGAGTTATTGTCTTGAAAACTATATTCATATGGATAGTAATTCAAAGTTTTGCATATTAAAGACACATTTTCATCAAGGAgctctcaccaaaaaaaaaaaaaaaaactactgaATTCTATCAAATTgttgtgaaataatatttaaaagaaagcTGAAAAGAGAATAAACAATATGttagaattgcatttttttNNNNNNNNNNNNNNNNNNNNNNNNNNNNNNNNNNNNNNNNNNNNNNNNNNNNNNNNNNNNNNNNNNNNNNNNNNNNNNNNNNNNNNNNNNNNNNNNNNNNGGTGTTCGTATTAGTATTAGTTCTATGGAACTAACAATAATGGCAAAATCAGGATGTTAAAGACACCACAATTGTATAGATAGAGGAAATTCTGTAGAAGTTGCTTGTGTAAGAAGTTTACAAATGCTTTATGAATAAATTTGAGATATTCTATCAGTTCTCGAGTATTGTCTATTAAGCTTTGGGAAGAAtttgtaatttaacatagtatttgAGCAACGGTCTTGAATTTGAACCATGTTTCTGTCCTTCACCTCCCATTTCTGAACATTTCACGTGCTAAACCTCACTTATTACAAAGAAATTCGAGCTCACACATAAAGAGAGTGttggaatattaatttaataattaaatcaatttgtttCTAGCTgcttaagttttttggaatTAGTGGTGATTTAATTTGCTTGGGTCATTATATGATAACTTTAGTTTCACTTACTTTTTGGTCTACCACCAGATCCTAGGCTCGTCCACTTATTGCATATCGGACTGCAAATTTCAAGGGATCAAGCAAGAAATAAGTCAGAATATTGAAGATCCAAATGAGACCTGTCCAACCCCAACCAATTTCCTTATTCCAACAAATTTTCAAGTTGCAGTGGCAGATATTACTGTTGCAACCTGCAAAGATGAGTCCAAGTCATTGGCATCGGGAAAGGAATATAAAAGCTTATGAAGTATATCAGATTTGGAATTGTGAGACAGCAATCATATTGCATGATCCACGAAATGGATTTAAACAGGGTTTTGGTCAAGTGTAACTGAAACTTTTCAATGCCTTGGAATGAAAGATCATTCCACTTCCAATGACACTTGGCTTTAGAAAGTTCCgaagaaaatttagaaattttgtactatatatatatatatatatatgaggaatgctatttactatttagtaaactaCTATACGACTGGAATGACGTGACAGTGATGGTAAAAATCGGCCTTTGGATCAACAAGAACTtgttgatttttactgtcacgtcatcttagttgtatgacagttgtataataatctactaaataacttTGTTAAATTACCGTGTAGTTTTTTAGTCTCTAGAAGATTGCACGGCTAGTCAAAACAACACTAATGATTACACTCAACCCTGGTTCTATTAGAACAATATCTGAAGCACTGCGGGCAGCATTTGTGTAATCTACCACTGTAATTCCTATGTCGGCTTTCTTCAAGGCGGGTGCATCATTTACTCCATCACCAGTCATTCCACAAATGTGCTTTCTAGCTTGTAATCTACTCACAATCTCATATTTATGTTCTAAAGGAGAGAAATATGTGATTAGAAAATTGAacgaaaaatcaagtttgaaggAGCTTGCTAGACCATTAACCACCAGACTGACTGGGAAAGACGCCGGCAAAACCATCAGCTTGCTCAATGAGCTCATCAATGGGAAGAGCAGCAAGATCCCCACCCTTATTGTCACCAAGCAGGGATGAAGAGGGCTACATGTTTGTGCCCATTCCAAGCCGTCTTCCTGTTTCCTTGCCAATTGCAAGCTGGTCACCTTTAGGAGTTATTCATATGTAGGTATCTCAAAGAAACATTTCTCATAATTAGAATGTATATAACTGATATGTAAACTTATGCCAGTTTGTCCTAGTATGGAATGAACTTATAATCATGAAATCGACTCGATCATCAGATTAGAGATTTTAAGGTTCATAATAACCTTAGCCCATTCGcattttgaatattttctttaagCTACTGTTGACTTGAATACTTTTagctttcatattttttgttgatcttttttcttcttctaactaGACGTTTCTCTTGTATGCTTCAcgtataccaaaaaaaaaaaaaaattggttctaTAATCATAGACAATTCTGGTATGTTATGAATGTTACGAAAGTTGACTATTAAGAGAGAATTatcttttttaaagaattttcaTATCTCAAAGGTCCAAAAGGAAGGTTAAAGGCACACACCTGTGATCATTTTAACACTCACAACCAGGTCCAAAGCTCTTCTAATTGTTTCAGCACTGTCATGGCGAGGAGGGTCAAAATGAGGTAGAAGGCCAACAAACTCCCAGGGGCCACCAGGACATTCTTTGGTTCTAGCAGGTACTTcctagagaaagaaaaagaccagattttctcaaaatatacaGAGAAGAAAAAGTTTACAAGACAGTGAATAGACTTTGAGAGACTGATAACCTGGCGGGAAATTCCAAGGGAACGTAGGCCACGTTCTGCAAACTTGTCAACGATTGCATGTACCCTCTGTTCGATTTCTAATTTGTTATGCGCTAGATTGAGAATCTGCATAGAACgtagaaaaatatgtttttttcaaatcatAGACAATGacgcgtttttaaaaatgcacgattttaaaggttaaactacgATTTTACCATACGCTTAACTGCGTTTTCAAATAgcacatttttaaatcgcaaattcaaataaacccttgttgaaaatttttaagttaTACCTGCTCTGGTGCACCTTTGCTGACTCTGTACATTTTACCAGCACCATCAAGGTAGGTAAGTGCAGTCCTTTTATCAGTTGGATTGAAGGGTAGGAAGTGAACTTCTTGGATTCCAGCTCGTGCCTATAGAATTGTAGTAGAGACTCAGTTGAATTCAAGGTAAGCAATCATTTTCAATGTCAAACATCTAATAATCCATAAGAGTGTGTCCAACATGTTGTAAAATATACCAAATACAGTGAAAGATTCAAGAACTCTTTGCAGAAAACATGGGAAACAACCAAAATGCTGGTGAAGACATTGTAAGACAGTGTAGAAGCAGTAAATATCTAATACCTCCTCAGGGTCTGCCAACATTGAAACAATTGCAGCATCAATGGCATCTTGGTTCTCTAACCTTGATGCTCTTGCAGCCATAAGTACAACCATATCCTTGTCAACACCTTTGGCAAAAACCTGTAATGACAATGACATGGATAATGTCAATCATAAATAAAAAGGCCATTTGAATGGGACAAGAGTTTTGCTATTTCTTTTGTTGGATTGGCATTGGAGCTGGTAGAGAATTTATTAGCATAGTTTCTATACTACCAAAGACTCCTAGAATAGTTTGCCTTGATGCAAATTGTGATTGAACTTTCAAAAGTATGTGATTCTACTGTGATGCTATCTACTATACTCATTGTTATGCCATGCAGACTTAAAGCAACATAAGAGGGACCAAGAAGATAACCtcaatcatatttttatcaacTGTAAGCTTGTTAAGTGTCAGTGTGCCTGTTTTGTCACTGCATAGTACATCCATTCCAGCCATTTCCTCAATGGCTGTCATTCTCTTTGTTATGGCACCCTGCACAACACACAGATTCCCATTGTCCAAGAATATTCAGAATTGAAAACCATTAATTCATTCATATGCACCATCAGGATAAGCCCTTTTATGATCATTGTGAACTTAATTCCAAATCAATCTAGAGTGTGGCTGTGGCTTCACAAACCTGCTGTGATAAATGATGCGAACCGATCGCCATTGTAACCGAAAGAACAGTTGGCATTGCAATTGGTATGCCCCCAATTAGTAGGATGAGTAGGTTATCAATGCCGACACAGCATTCCTTCCCGTGAATCCCATATATCACGATCATTTCACTAGCCATCCCAATAGCAATTGAACAAATGCAGAAGTTTCCGATTGCCGTTAAAAcctgaaaaaaatttgttgttatgatttggagAAAGTCTTGAGAATGCTGCttaaaacactcaaaaagttttgGCTTGACATTATGGagataaaatttcttttaaatggaCCTGCTGGAAATGTCCAAAATTTGTGGTGTTCTCCACAAGATGAACTGCCTTCCCAAAGAAAGTGTAAACTCCAGTTGCAATAACAACTGCTTCAATTTCCCCTTGCTTGCATGTTGAACCTGAATAAACCCCATCACCTGGATTTTTTGTTACTGGAAGAGATTCCCCAGTAAGAGCAGACTGCAAGTGACAATGAAATATGTTAAATTCAGGAGGTCAAATACTAGGGAAAAATATGTTGTATATATGACATCATAGTGACACTAGTGCTTGGTTCTTAGAGAAGAACATGTCAATGTAAAAGTAAATGTTAATGCAGAATCAAATCATAAATTTTTAGTGGCAACTTCAAAATGAGTTCTGTTCAATACATTTTTCTAAGGTTATTTCAAGTTAATTAGAGTGGCATTATTTTCGTGGTTGATTGAACTTTTTAAGGAGGTGTTGGATCCATTGGGTTTGGAAAATTACGTTCAAAATTACTCTAATATAAAAGAG from Corylus avellana chromosome ca1, CavTom2PMs-1.0 encodes the following:
- the LOC132185780 gene encoding putative disease resistance RPP13-like protein 1, translating into MAEALLSAFLGVLFDRLSSRELLNFARREGLEKKMDKWSKMLSRIEAVLADAEEKRDNGVAVKKWLDDLRDLAYDVDDILDEFATKALQQKLTGGNQASTSKVRNFIPACCTGFKINNRLGSEIEEITDRFNEMVKQKDDLKLCENVDRRSRRTRETLAPTSVVTKANVYGREKDKEAILELLVGEKCRDAQLSVIPVIGMGGIGKTTLAQLVYNDEKVQSYFDMKAWACVSEDFDVVRVTKTILESLTPENCEGKDLNWLQNKLKENVKGKKFLVVLDDLWNENYHDWSILRAPFEEGASGSAIVITTRNVGVSSKTGTIPAAYSLKELSNDVCLSILAHHALGKRDFSAHLNLKDIGEGIVGRCKGSPLAAKVLGGVLRNKMEPNEWEDVLKSKIWDLPEVGSEIDPALMLSFHHLPSHLKRCFVYCSVLPKDYEFEETQLVLLWMAEGLLQPRDGRKQMEDLGSEYFNNLLSRSFFQQSFKDESRFLMHDLINDLAEKVAGDICFKMEDRIGGNNGRKPSTKARHSSYLGGEYDGIQKFEIFNDLTCLRTFLPLMLPYPGNCYLTSNVPLELLPKLQRLRVLSLRGYNIFELPESIGDLKHLRSFDLSLTKIRSLPDSIATLYNLQTMILEDCSNLKKLPSTFANLVNLRHLNIQGARALDAMPPQMGKLTCLQSLSNLVVGKGSCSGVKELGPLLHLRETLCISGLENVINLEEARDARLIEKHNLHGLSLKWSRNIDESQDRKSELKVLNMLQPHKGLKELTIRHYGGAEFPTWLRVPSFCNMIVLKIESCAKCTTLPAVGQLPSLKELFIKGMASVKNIGSEFCEEGCSQAFKSLEILRFQNMQEWENWIPCEEFPKLLKLSFIRCPKLVGKLPNHLPLLQNIVINQCRQLVVSISCFPELCKLKIEESEGVVHRGKVDFGSLRFSSLSTISEFTCQIEGFIMEGLTSVEDLTIETCEELTPLWSNDVGLLQHLPCLRVLNISNCSKLVSLVAKEVEEQLHLGWPSKLKEIRIRNCEVLESLPKSMMHNNTCVEYIHISNCPSLTYFAVDQLPPMLKRLYIEDCNMLISLDGDDVNNCGSSTSLLEHLIIMNCPSLKSLTPSRELPTTLKSLTISNCKNLESIAKSFHHNSSLEVIDIESCENLKSLPMGIHNLSHLDNIYIFKCQTLVSFPDKGLLPANLRSLSIFECEKMQVSPNCIQNLTSLQGLWIRKCPSINVSFSEVGFPTSLTSLSIDDMASFNEAFFEGGLYKLTSLKKLDIFGHSPHLVSFPEMMLPVSLTSLIIRDFPDLKCLSSKGFQNLASLQFLFILDCEKLTSFPEDGFSPSLLRLYIQRCPLLEKRCKKDRGPEWFKIAHIPCIVIDGRLIYEPE